A genomic region of Rhizobium sp. NXC24 contains the following coding sequences:
- a CDS encoding LysR family transcriptional regulator, with amino-acid sequence MARENFNELLLFLAVAEERSFTKAAAKLGIAQSTLSYAVKQLEARMGLRLLTRTTRSVGTTEAGERLRQSLAPRISEIEADIEALMAYRDKPAGTVRITLSHHAMESVVWPKLSPMLADYPDIKLELSVDSSFRNIVEDGFDAGVRLGESLEKDMVAVRIGPDWRLVAVGSPGYFMTRAVPRTPQELMRHNCINRRIDRIGALYAWEFEKDGEEVRVRVEGQLTFNTDAEMVDAALRGYGIAYVPESFVEQHLAEGRLQLVLDDWSPKFAGYYLYYPSRRQNLPAFSVIVDALRQRSW; translated from the coding sequence GTGGCGCGGGAAAACTTCAACGAATTACTCTTATTCCTCGCGGTTGCCGAAGAACGCAGCTTCACCAAAGCCGCGGCAAAGTTGGGAATTGCCCAATCCACCCTCAGCTATGCCGTCAAGCAACTCGAAGCACGAATGGGGCTTCGGCTTCTGACCCGCACGACGCGAAGTGTGGGAACGACGGAGGCCGGCGAACGTCTCCGGCAATCCCTGGCGCCGCGCATTTCTGAAATAGAAGCCGACATAGAGGCGTTGATGGCCTATCGGGACAAGCCGGCCGGTACCGTCAGAATCACATTGTCCCATCACGCCATGGAAAGCGTCGTTTGGCCCAAACTATCCCCCATGCTCGCGGACTATCCGGACATCAAGCTGGAACTCAGCGTCGATAGCAGCTTCCGCAACATCGTTGAGGATGGCTTCGACGCTGGTGTGAGACTCGGCGAAAGTCTTGAGAAAGACATGGTGGCGGTGCGGATCGGACCGGATTGGAGATTGGTGGCTGTTGGGTCTCCCGGTTATTTCATGACGCGAGCCGTGCCAAGGACGCCGCAGGAACTCATGCGCCATAATTGCATCAACAGGCGCATTGACAGGATCGGAGCGCTCTATGCCTGGGAGTTCGAGAAGGATGGCGAGGAGGTTCGCGTCAGGGTCGAAGGGCAGCTTACTTTCAACACGGATGCCGAGATGGTCGATGCCGCTCTTCGAGGCTATGGCATAGCCTACGTACCGGAAAGCTTCGTCGAGCAGCATCTGGCAGAAGGGCGGCTGCAGCTCGTGCTCGACGACTGGTCACCGAAATTTGCCGGATATTACCTCTACTATCCCAGCAGGCGCCAGAATTTGCCGGCATTTTCTGTGATCGTGGACGCGCTTCGGCAAAGGAGCTGGTAG
- a CDS encoding zinc-dependent alcohol dehydrogenase family protein — MLGTVLHAPGDIRCEEVAEPKILRPTDAIIKLSASCVCGSDLWPYRGIQAVTAPQHMGHEYCGVVVEVGSDVKTIRPGQFVVGSFCLSDNTCPHCRYGFQSSCEHREFMSGAQAPYARIALADGTLVATDTMPSEDLIPSLLAASDVLGTGWYAADAARVTPGCTAVVVGDGAVGLMGVLSAKQLGAGHIIAMSRHKQRQELALEYGATDIITERGDAGVARVKELTGGVGADSVLECVGTQESMLQAINCARPGGSIGYVGVPHGVELDGQMLFFQQKNLLGGPAPVRRFLPHLIDLIMTRQINPGKVFDLEVPLTDVAQGYKAMDERSAIKTLLRM, encoded by the coding sequence ATGCTCGGAACAGTCCTTCACGCCCCCGGCGACATCCGCTGCGAGGAAGTCGCAGAACCCAAAATCCTGAGGCCCACCGACGCCATCATCAAGCTTTCGGCGTCCTGCGTCTGCGGCTCCGATCTCTGGCCGTATCGCGGAATTCAGGCCGTGACCGCGCCGCAGCATATGGGCCATGAATACTGCGGCGTCGTGGTCGAGGTTGGAAGCGACGTGAAGACTATCCGGCCCGGCCAGTTCGTCGTCGGCTCGTTCTGCCTCTCGGACAATACCTGCCCGCATTGCCGGTACGGTTTCCAGTCCTCCTGCGAACACCGCGAATTCATGTCCGGCGCGCAGGCGCCATACGCGCGTATCGCACTGGCTGACGGTACGTTGGTTGCGACCGACACCATGCCGTCCGAAGACCTGATCCCGAGCCTGCTCGCCGCATCCGACGTGCTCGGCACGGGCTGGTATGCCGCTGATGCCGCGCGCGTGACGCCGGGCTGCACGGCGGTTGTGGTGGGCGACGGCGCCGTCGGCCTCATGGGCGTGCTGTCGGCAAAACAGCTTGGCGCCGGGCACATCATTGCCATGAGCCGCCATAAGCAGCGCCAGGAACTCGCCCTCGAATATGGCGCCACCGACATCATCACAGAGCGGGGCGACGCGGGCGTTGCAAGAGTGAAGGAATTGACCGGAGGCGTTGGCGCCGATTCCGTCCTTGAGTGCGTCGGCACCCAGGAATCGATGCTGCAGGCGATCAACTGCGCCCGTCCAGGCGGCTCGATCGGCTATGTCGGCGTGCCGCATGGCGTTGAGCTGGACGGGCAGATGCTGTTCTTCCAACAGAAGAACCTGCTGGGCGGTCCGGCACCGGTGCGTCGCTTCCTGCCGCATCTCATCGATCTCATCATGACCCGGCAGATCAATCCCGGCAAAGTCTTCGATCTCGAAGTGCC